Proteins encoded within one genomic window of Nonomuraea gerenzanensis:
- a CDS encoding GH92 family glycosyl hydrolase → MKRSVLTALLAPLITLALAAPATAALTAQRGPGPIPHPGPSGTPSPGPSYSPPPDPSVAEPAPPTDEVRRAARDGQDLARAEGAAFATSFEPGDPQPTWTNTAERSRNTTGTLPGRIEGSVADRITRVLASGEYAASGEVKENLADTDANTKWLVFTGTGWAQYELSEPVAVVHYALTSADDAPERDPRDWELQGSQDGRSWTTLDTRTGETFTARHQRKEYRFGNTTAYAHYRLSITRVGDGSIVQLAEWELSDGGSGPPPPSDMRTQVGTGPTGGYVSKPRAGFTGLHALQYAGSTTAEAGGHSVNRVFEVDLPVTATTELSYLVFPEFTAADPRYPSTYVSVDLAFGDGTYLSDLGAVDQHGVRLAPRAQGESKTLYADQWNFKRAEIGRVARGKRITRILVSYDSPAGPAGFRGWVDDIRIVSERRRQPYEGRSAHRSLADHVVTTRGTHSTGGFSRGNNFPATAVPHGFNFWTPMTDAGSTSWLYEYHRANNAANQPEIQAFTASHEPSPWMGDRQTFQFMPSAAEGVPDPSPTARALPFRHEREVARPHLYAVTFDNGVKAELAPADHAALARFTFPGTAAKLIFDNVNDSGGLTLDTGAGVVTGWSDVRSDLSTGATRMFFHAVFDRPVTGGGRLTGQGRDNVLGYLAFDAGQARTVSMRIASSLISVEQARRNLELEIAATDTLETVSERARRAWDAKLGVIEVAGASRDQLVTLYSNLYRLFLYPNSGFENTGTAAAPVYRHAVQSATGTPPSTPTETGARVADGKVYVNNGFWDTYRTTWPAYALLTPRAAGEMAAGFVQQYLDGGWIARWSSPGYADLMVGTSSDVAFADASLKGVPGLDAEAAYAAAVKNATVVPPSRHVGRKGLETSTFLGYTSIQSTGEAMSWALDGYINDFGIANLAQALAERSTGAQRARYLEEHEYFRERALNYVHLFDPAVRFFQGRNADGSFRRKPGAYDPRVWGSDHTETNGWNMAFHVPQDGRGLANLYGGAKELADKLDTFFATPETARFPGSYGGVIHEMREARDVRMGQYGHSNQPSHHIAYMYDYAGRPWKTQARVREALSRLYLGSEIGQGYPGDEDNGEMSAWQVFGALGFYPLQMGSPYYAIGSPLFEKATVRLENGGKLVIRAPGNSERNVYVQGLKVDGKRWDKTYLPHDLIAGGGELVFEMGPRPSRWGTGKDAAPPSITRDDRVPSPLRDVTGPGRGTASGAGGADVGALFDDTSATRAALPEWVRYDLPAERRVSFYTLTSGPQAGADPAGWVLEGSADGQTWRVLDERSGESFPWRLQTRPFKVAEPGAYAHYRIRFTGGTLAEIELLAPSAPETSPLAVESAGVFATPGETVTLPVTVSNHAGRPAGGELTATGPQGWAVQPASAAFGPLAAGASQVLPFRVTVPATAAPGSHPVRLAAVSGLGTTSEQVRITVVGDTVEFTPGTAAEEPWLFDEDGSRLDGAVHDGRARFTDGDSQAVYRFELPAGARWGSLTMDLGNQFLVQVSADNLSWRTVLQEGANVRDLSNRGVRTVEVGGEGTFYLRIADSRPQDGWGAWLARVRLEVHRPAT, encoded by the coding sequence ATGAAGCGATCCGTCCTGACAGCACTCTTAGCTCCCCTCATCACTCTCGCCCTCGCGGCTCCCGCCACCGCCGCGCTCACCGCACAGAGAGGTCCCGGCCCCATTCCCCACCCAGGCCCTTCGGGCACCCCCTCCCCCGGCCCGTCCTACAGCCCGCCGCCCGACCCGTCCGTGGCCGAGCCGGCCCCGCCCACCGACGAGGTACGCCGGGCCGCCCGCGACGGCCAGGACCTGGCCAGGGCGGAAGGCGCGGCCTTCGCCACCTCCTTCGAGCCGGGCGACCCGCAGCCGACCTGGACCAACACGGCCGAGCGGTCCAGGAACACCACCGGCACCCTGCCCGGCCGCATCGAGGGCAGCGTCGCCGACCGGATCACCCGGGTCCTGGCCAGCGGCGAGTACGCGGCCTCAGGCGAGGTGAAGGAGAACCTGGCCGACACCGACGCCAACACGAAGTGGCTGGTGTTCACCGGCACGGGCTGGGCCCAGTACGAGCTGTCCGAGCCCGTCGCGGTCGTGCACTACGCGCTGACCTCGGCCGACGACGCCCCCGAGCGCGACCCGCGCGACTGGGAGCTGCAGGGCTCGCAGGACGGCCGGTCCTGGACCACCCTCGACACCCGCACCGGCGAGACGTTCACCGCCCGCCACCAGCGCAAGGAGTACCGCTTCGGCAACACCACCGCCTACGCCCACTACCGGCTGAGCATCACCCGCGTCGGCGACGGCTCCATCGTGCAGCTCGCCGAGTGGGAGCTGTCGGACGGCGGCAGCGGGCCCCCGCCGCCCAGCGACATGCGCACGCAGGTGGGCACCGGCCCCACGGGCGGGTACGTCTCCAAGCCGCGCGCCGGCTTCACGGGCCTGCACGCCCTGCAGTACGCGGGCAGCACCACCGCCGAGGCCGGCGGCCACTCGGTGAACAGGGTGTTCGAGGTGGACCTGCCGGTGACGGCCACCACGGAGCTGTCGTACCTGGTCTTCCCCGAGTTCACGGCCGCCGACCCGCGCTACCCCAGTACGTACGTCTCGGTGGACCTGGCCTTCGGCGACGGCACCTACCTCAGCGACCTCGGGGCCGTGGACCAGCACGGCGTCCGGCTGGCCCCCAGGGCGCAGGGCGAGTCCAAGACCCTCTACGCCGACCAGTGGAACTTCAAGCGCGCCGAGATCGGCCGGGTGGCGAGGGGCAAGCGGATCACCCGCATCCTGGTGTCCTACGACAGCCCCGCCGGCCCGGCCGGGTTCCGCGGCTGGGTGGACGACATCAGGATCGTCTCCGAGCGCAGGCGGCAGCCGTACGAGGGGCGCTCGGCGCACCGCAGCCTCGCGGACCACGTGGTCACCACCCGGGGCACGCACTCCACCGGCGGCTTCTCGCGGGGCAACAACTTCCCCGCCACCGCGGTGCCGCACGGCTTCAACTTCTGGACGCCGATGACCGACGCGGGCTCGACGAGCTGGTTGTACGAGTACCACCGCGCCAACAACGCCGCCAACCAGCCGGAGATCCAGGCGTTCACGGCCAGCCACGAGCCCAGCCCGTGGATGGGCGACCGGCAGACCTTCCAGTTCATGCCGTCGGCGGCCGAGGGCGTGCCTGACCCGTCGCCTACCGCCCGCGCGCTGCCCTTCCGGCACGAGCGCGAGGTCGCGCGCCCGCACCTGTACGCCGTGACGTTCGACAACGGCGTCAAGGCGGAGCTGGCGCCGGCCGACCACGCGGCGCTGGCCCGCTTCACCTTCCCCGGCACCGCGGCGAAGCTGATCTTCGACAACGTGAACGACAGCGGCGGCCTCACGCTCGACACCGGCGCCGGCGTGGTCACCGGCTGGTCCGACGTGCGCAGCGACCTGTCCACCGGGGCCACGCGGATGTTCTTCCACGCCGTCTTCGACCGCCCGGTCACCGGCGGCGGCAGGCTGACCGGCCAGGGCCGCGACAACGTGCTCGGCTACCTCGCCTTCGACGCGGGCCAGGCGCGCACGGTGAGCATGCGCATCGCGTCCTCGCTGATCAGCGTCGAGCAGGCGAGGCGGAACCTGGAGCTGGAGATCGCCGCCACCGACACGCTGGAGACGGTCAGCGAGCGGGCGCGGCGGGCCTGGGACGCCAAGCTGGGCGTCATCGAGGTGGCGGGGGCGAGCAGGGACCAGCTGGTCACGCTCTACTCCAACCTGTACCGGCTGTTCCTGTATCCGAACTCCGGCTTCGAGAACACCGGCACCGCCGCCGCGCCGGTGTACCGGCACGCGGTGCAGTCGGCCACCGGCACCCCGCCCAGCACGCCGACCGAGACGGGCGCGCGGGTGGCCGACGGGAAGGTGTACGTCAACAACGGCTTCTGGGACACCTACCGGACGACGTGGCCGGCGTACGCGCTGCTCACGCCGCGGGCGGCGGGCGAGATGGCGGCGGGGTTCGTCCAGCAGTACCTGGACGGCGGCTGGATCGCGCGCTGGTCGTCGCCGGGGTACGCCGACCTGATGGTGGGCACCAGCTCCGACGTGGCCTTCGCGGACGCCTCCCTGAAGGGGGTGCCGGGGCTCGACGCCGAGGCCGCCTACGCCGCCGCGGTGAAGAACGCCACGGTGGTGCCGCCCAGCCGGCACGTGGGCCGCAAGGGCCTGGAGACCTCCACGTTCCTCGGCTACACGAGCATCCAGTCCACCGGCGAGGCGATGTCGTGGGCGCTGGACGGCTACATCAACGACTTCGGCATCGCGAACCTGGCCCAGGCGCTGGCCGAGCGGTCCACGGGCGCGCAGCGGGCCCGCTACCTGGAGGAGCACGAGTACTTCCGTGAGCGGGCGCTGAACTACGTGCACCTGTTCGACCCGGCGGTGCGCTTCTTCCAGGGCAGGAACGCCGACGGCTCGTTCCGCCGCAAGCCGGGCGCCTACGACCCGCGCGTCTGGGGCTCCGATCACACCGAGACCAACGGCTGGAACATGGCCTTCCACGTGCCGCAGGACGGCCGCGGCCTGGCCAACCTGTACGGCGGCGCGAAGGAGCTGGCGGACAAGCTGGACACGTTCTTCGCCACGCCGGAGACGGCGCGCTTCCCCGGCTCGTACGGCGGCGTCATCCACGAGATGCGCGAGGCCAGGGACGTGCGGATGGGCCAGTACGGCCACAGCAACCAGCCCTCGCACCACATCGCCTACATGTACGACTACGCGGGCCGGCCGTGGAAGACGCAGGCCAGGGTGCGCGAGGCGCTGTCGCGGCTGTACCTGGGCAGCGAGATCGGCCAGGGTTACCCGGGCGACGAGGACAACGGGGAGATGTCGGCCTGGCAGGTGTTCGGCGCGCTGGGCTTCTACCCGCTGCAGATGGGCAGCCCGTACTACGCGATCGGCTCGCCGCTGTTCGAGAAGGCCACGGTGCGGCTGGAGAACGGCGGCAAGCTGGTCATCAGGGCGCCGGGCAACAGCGAGCGCAACGTCTACGTGCAGGGGCTGAAGGTCGACGGCAAGCGCTGGGACAAGACGTACCTGCCGCACGACCTGATCGCCGGCGGCGGCGAGCTGGTCTTCGAGATGGGGCCGAGGCCGTCGCGGTGGGGCACCGGCAAGGACGCCGCGCCGCCCTCGATCACCCGCGACGACCGCGTCCCGTCGCCGCTGCGCGACGTCACGGGGCCCGGCCGGGGCACCGCGTCCGGCGCGGGCGGGGCCGACGTGGGCGCGCTGTTCGACGACACCTCGGCCACCCGGGCGGCGCTGCCCGAGTGGGTGCGCTACGACCTGCCCGCCGAGCGGCGGGTGAGCTTCTACACGCTCACCTCCGGCCCGCAGGCGGGCGCGGACCCGGCCGGCTGGGTGCTGGAGGGCTCCGCGGACGGCCAGACGTGGCGGGTGCTCGACGAGCGGTCCGGCGAGAGCTTCCCGTGGCGGCTGCAGACCCGGCCGTTCAAGGTGGCCGAGCCGGGCGCGTACGCGCACTACCGGATCAGGTTCACCGGCGGGACGCTCGCCGAGATCGAGCTGCTCGCACCGTCCGCGCCGGAGACGTCGCCGCTGGCCGTCGAGTCCGCCGGGGTCTTCGCCACGCCGGGCGAGACCGTGACGCTGCCGGTGACCGTGTCCAACCACGCCGGCCGGCCCGCCGGCGGCGAGCTGACCGCGACGGGGCCCCAGGGCTGGGCCGTCCAGCCGGCCTCCGCCGCCTTCGGCCCGCTCGCGGCGGGCGCGTCGCAGGTGCTGCCGTTCCGGGTGACGGTGCCGGCGACGGCGGCTCCCGGCAGCCATCCGGTACGGCTGGCGGCGGTCTCCGGCCTCGGGACGACGAGCGAGCAGGTGCGGATCACGGTGGTCGGCGACACCGTGGAGTTCACGCCGGGCACCGCCGCCGAGGAGCCGTGGCTGTTCGACGAGGACGGCTCCCGGCTCGACGGCGCCGTGCACGACGGGCGCGCCCGCTTCACCGACGGCGACAGCCAGGCCGTCTACCGGTTCGAGCTGCCGGCCGGGGCGAGGTGGGGGTCGCTGACCATGGACCTCGGCAACCAGTTCCTGGTGCAGGTCTCGGCCGACAACCTGAGCTGGCGGACGGTGCTCCAGGAGGGCGCGAACGTGCGCGACCTGTCCAACCGGGGGGTGCGCACCGTGGAGGTGGGCGGCGAGGGCACGTTCTACCTGCGGATCGCGGACAGCCGGCCGCAGGACGGGTGGGGGGCGTGGCTGGCCAGGGTACGGCTGGAGGTCCACCGCCCGGCCACCTGA
- a CDS encoding WD40 repeat domain-containing protein, with translation MAATGPDPGCPTCRPSPPPSPAWNAASSAGPPEPSRPFTGHRLPVGDIAMSAEGRLLAGAGTRGTVWIWDATSPFTPGRALRGPPAIVGVAVSADGRTLAGYDSRGAVWAWDTARPERPAGKQLLQAPDRVRDVALGGDGKVLAAATYSSGVLVWDPAGGGPPRSFTGLRGAIRKVAVSADRTTIASVDTDGSARLRSVDGQGQTGPQLDHLSTGPADLALDGRGATLVAPNGDGDLQVWRTPVPPGAPAACERLAARVHGTPEWTRHLGDLTVREACHL, from the coding sequence GTGGCCGCCACGGGCCCGGATCCCGGCTGCCCGACCTGCCGGCCGTCGCCGCCACCCTCGCCGGCCTGGAACGCTGCCTCGTCGGCCGGCCCGCCCGAGCCCAGCCGGCCCTTCACCGGCCACCGCCTGCCCGTCGGCGACATCGCGATGAGCGCGGAGGGCCGCCTGCTCGCCGGGGCCGGCACCAGGGGAACGGTGTGGATCTGGGACGCCACCTCACCGTTCACCCCCGGCCGTGCCCTGCGCGGCCCGCCGGCGATCGTCGGGGTGGCGGTGAGCGCCGACGGCCGCACCCTGGCCGGCTACGACAGCCGCGGCGCCGTCTGGGCGTGGGACACCGCCCGGCCCGAGCGGCCGGCCGGGAAGCAGCTCCTCCAGGCTCCCGACCGGGTGCGGGACGTGGCGCTCGGCGGCGACGGGAAGGTGCTCGCGGCCGCCACCTACTCCTCCGGCGTGCTCGTGTGGGATCCGGCCGGCGGCGGCCCGCCCCGCTCGTTCACCGGCCTCAGAGGCGCGATCCGCAAGGTGGCGGTCAGCGCCGACAGGACGACGATCGCCAGCGTCGACACGGACGGCTCCGCGCGCCTGCGGTCGGTGGACGGCCAGGGACAGACCGGGCCCCAGCTGGACCACCTCTCGACGGGACCGGCGGACCTCGCCCTGGACGGGCGCGGCGCGACGCTCGTCGCGCCGAACGGCGACGGTGATCTGCAGGTGTGGCGGACGCCGGTCCCTCCCGGAGCGCCGGCGGCGTGCGAACGGCTGGCCGCACGCGTGCACGGCACCCCGGAATGGACCCGGCACCTCGGCGACCTCACGGTCCGCGAGGCCTGCCACCTCTAG
- a CDS encoding phosphodiester glycosidase family protein produces MHRNTLSAVAAAVTLLAAGAAPAAAATPPGSFFGGKLPLSAPPVTTTVAPGVTLTSMSLGAKDAGDHWTVHVYLPGTADGPLGTAATALGAREIADRVAGALREKGFEPRVEEVATRAFADRPAGTLGWTVRVGRYATGAEAASALSTIRAAGFAGGTRYTAQDGTDPGAPQQVHLLRVDFRQFRGTVGTDFGAALNGTEKLTDLATAAGAVAGINGQWFYNSAPGGMYVKDGRLIGSATQGRAGIKITKGGRAVDVDTYTAHVTLRAGRDSVEIDGVNRLPGEIWNCGGVGGDLPTERPQHDLKCTDPSELVLFTPEWGTPPAGAGAEAVLDARGTVTAVNASRGSAVPAGGSTIQAIGDSAAWLLEHARPGERLRVTERVEDGRGRRVALTPDTTILQVGPSLVRDGRISVNAAADGVIREGADQTFTYNWTVRANPRSMIGTDERGRLMLVVVDGRQDGYSEGLGVAQTAELMKLLGAREAMNLDGGGSSVMVTSGGGIVNRPSDAAGQRSLGNVILVRP; encoded by the coding sequence ATGCACCGCAACACCCTCTCCGCCGTCGCGGCGGCCGTGACCCTGCTGGCCGCGGGAGCGGCGCCGGCCGCGGCGGCCACGCCGCCCGGCTCCTTCTTCGGCGGGAAGCTGCCGCTGAGCGCGCCCCCGGTGACCACGACGGTGGCGCCCGGCGTGACGCTGACCTCGATGTCGCTCGGCGCCAAGGACGCCGGCGACCACTGGACCGTCCACGTCTACCTGCCGGGCACCGCCGACGGGCCGCTGGGCACGGCCGCCACCGCGCTGGGCGCGCGGGAGATCGCCGACCGGGTGGCGGGCGCGCTGCGGGAGAAGGGGTTCGAGCCGCGGGTGGAGGAGGTCGCCACGCGTGCCTTCGCCGACCGCCCGGCCGGCACGCTGGGCTGGACCGTCCGCGTCGGCCGGTACGCCACCGGCGCCGAGGCCGCCTCCGCGCTGTCCACGATCAGGGCGGCCGGCTTCGCGGGCGGCACCCGCTACACCGCGCAGGACGGCACCGACCCGGGCGCGCCGCAGCAGGTGCACCTGCTGCGGGTGGACTTCCGCCAGTTCCGGGGCACGGTAGGCACCGACTTCGGCGCCGCGCTGAACGGCACGGAGAAGCTCACCGACCTGGCCACCGCCGCCGGCGCCGTGGCGGGGATCAACGGGCAGTGGTTCTACAACAGCGCACCCGGCGGCATGTACGTCAAGGACGGCAGGCTGATCGGCTCCGCCACCCAGGGCCGCGCCGGCATCAAGATCACCAAGGGTGGCCGCGCGGTGGACGTGGACACCTACACCGCCCACGTGACCCTGCGCGCCGGGCGCGACAGCGTCGAGATCGACGGCGTGAACCGGCTGCCCGGCGAGATCTGGAACTGCGGCGGCGTCGGCGGCGACCTGCCCACGGAACGGCCGCAGCACGACCTGAAGTGCACGGACCCGAGCGAGCTCGTGCTGTTCACCCCGGAGTGGGGCACGCCGCCCGCCGGAGCCGGCGCCGAGGCCGTCCTGGACGCGCGCGGCACGGTCACCGCCGTGAACGCCTCGCGCGGCTCGGCCGTGCCCGCCGGCGGCTCCACGATCCAGGCCATCGGCGACAGCGCGGCGTGGCTGCTGGAGCACGCCAGGCCGGGCGAGCGCCTCAGGGTCACCGAGCGGGTCGAGGACGGCAGGGGGCGCCGGGTCGCGCTGACGCCTGACACGACGATCCTCCAGGTGGGCCCCTCCCTGGTACGGGACGGCAGGATCTCGGTGAACGCGGCGGCCGACGGGGTGATCCGCGAAGGCGCCGACCAGACGTTCACCTACAACTGGACCGTCCGGGCCAACCCTCGCTCGATGATCGGGACTGACGAGCGGGGCCGGCTGATGCTGGTGGTCGTGGACGGGCGGCAGGACGGGTACAGCGAGGGGCTCGGGGTGGCGCAGACCGCCGAGCTGATGAAGCTGCTCGGGGCCCGGGAGGCGATGAACCTCGACGGGGGCGGGTCGAGTGTCATGGTCACGTCGGGCGGCGGGATCGTGAACCGGCCCTCGGACGCGGCGGGGCAGCGGTCGCTGGGCAACGTCATCCTGGTGCGGCCGTAA
- a CDS encoding DUF305 domain-containing protein translates to MRWKTAIVALLGLLLAAGCAAAAETEKTYVQADVVFNQEMITHHQQTIQLAEAADGRAGSSYVRELAGKLIPEERADIAMMESWLRSWNEAVPVKAAAGTGKDLPEGDGFDRAWLTALSEHLHHGVMMAETVRKSGRHGPTLELAEKIIEVQNAELKEITGRLT, encoded by the coding sequence ATGCGGTGGAAGACGGCAATCGTGGCGCTGCTCGGGCTGCTGCTGGCGGCGGGCTGTGCCGCGGCGGCGGAGACAGAGAAGACGTACGTGCAGGCGGACGTGGTCTTCAACCAGGAGATGATCACGCATCACCAGCAGACGATCCAGCTCGCCGAGGCGGCGGACGGGCGGGCGGGCAGCTCGTACGTGCGCGAGCTAGCCGGGAAGCTCATCCCGGAGGAGCGGGCGGACATCGCGATGATGGAGTCCTGGCTGCGGTCCTGGAACGAGGCGGTGCCGGTGAAGGCGGCCGCCGGGACGGGCAAGGACCTGCCCGAGGGTGACGGGTTCGACCGGGCGTGGCTGACGGCGTTGTCGGAGCACCTGCATCACGGCGTGATGATGGCCGAGACGGTGCGCAAGTCCGGCAGGCACGGGCCCACGCTGGAGCTGGCCGAGAAGATCATCGAGGTGCAGAACGCGGAGCTGAAGGAGATCACCGGGCGCCTGACCTGA